A genomic region of Tsukamurella pulmonis contains the following coding sequences:
- a CDS encoding MFS transporter has protein sequence MTAGVDVASVPRRQVAAWCAWDWGSAAFNAVMTTFIFTVYLTGAVGEDLPGSISATSWLSWAMAAAGVVVALSAPVLGARSDAAGRRKFSLAVWSAVVTLCTAACFFVRDEYQFLWLGLLLLAVGTAAFELANVPYYAMLRQVSTPATIGRISGIGWACGYFGGIVLLLLCNFGFIAGDGPTRGFLDVPTEGGLNIRLVALFAAAWFALSALPVLFLVPELPADPAAAPRRGIAGAYRDLFATIGALWREDRNVVWFLVSSAVFRDGLAATFTFGAVLAHSVYGMSESTVLLFGVAANVVAALGAVVAGRFDDRIGPKPVIVACLAGMLIAGTVLLLVSGETMFWIFGLMLTVFVGPAQASARSMLARMALPGREGQMFGLYQTTGRAASFLGPTLFGLFVWAFGTDRAGIGGIIVVLALGLLLLAQVRPTRDRALAA, from the coding sequence GTGACGGCCGGGGTCGACGTCGCATCCGTGCCGCGCCGCCAGGTGGCGGCGTGGTGCGCGTGGGACTGGGGGAGCGCCGCGTTCAACGCGGTGATGACCACGTTCATCTTCACGGTCTACCTCACCGGTGCCGTCGGCGAGGACCTGCCCGGCTCGATCAGCGCCACCAGCTGGCTCTCCTGGGCGATGGCGGCGGCCGGGGTGGTCGTCGCGCTGTCGGCGCCGGTGCTCGGCGCGCGCTCCGACGCCGCGGGCCGGCGGAAGTTCTCGTTGGCCGTGTGGAGCGCGGTGGTCACGCTGTGCACCGCCGCGTGCTTCTTCGTGCGCGACGAGTACCAGTTCCTCTGGCTCGGCCTGCTCCTGCTGGCCGTGGGCACCGCGGCGTTCGAGCTCGCCAACGTGCCGTACTACGCGATGCTGCGGCAGGTCTCGACGCCCGCGACGATCGGCCGGATCTCCGGGATCGGCTGGGCCTGCGGCTACTTCGGCGGCATCGTGCTGCTGCTGCTCTGCAACTTCGGTTTCATCGCCGGCGACGGTCCCACCCGCGGCTTCCTCGACGTGCCCACCGAGGGTGGCCTGAACATCCGCCTCGTCGCGCTGTTCGCGGCCGCCTGGTTCGCGCTCTCGGCGCTGCCGGTGCTCTTCCTCGTGCCCGAACTGCCCGCCGACCCGGCGGCTGCCCCGCGTCGCGGCATCGCCGGGGCGTACCGCGACCTGTTCGCGACGATCGGGGCACTGTGGCGCGAGGACCGCAACGTGGTGTGGTTCCTGGTCTCCTCGGCGGTCTTCCGCGACGGCCTGGCCGCGACGTTCACCTTCGGCGCGGTGCTGGCTCACAGCGTGTACGGGATGAGCGAGTCGACGGTGCTGCTGTTCGGCGTGGCCGCCAACGTCGTGGCCGCTCTGGGTGCGGTGGTCGCGGGCCGGTTCGACGACCGGATCGGCCCCAAACCGGTGATCGTGGCGTGTCTGGCCGGCATGCTCATCGCGGGGACGGTGCTGTTGCTCGTGAGCGGCGAGACCATGTTCTGGATCTTCGGACTGATGCTGACGGTGTTCGTCGGGCCGGCGCAGGCATCCGCGCGCAGCATGCTCGCGCGGATGGCGCTCCCCGGCCGCGAGGGCCAGATGTTCGGCCTCTACCAGACCACCGGGCGCGCCGCGTCCTTCCTCGGTCCCACCCTGTTCGGTCTGTTCGTGTGGGCGTTCGGCACCGATCGCGCGGGCATCGGCGGCATCATCGTCGTCCTGGCCCTGGGGCTGCTCCTGCTGGCCCAGGTGCGCCCCACCCGCGACCGCGCCCTGGCGGCCTGA